Genomic DNA from Streptomyces sp. NBC_01571:
CCGGTCCAAGTCGAGCGCTTCGGAGCCGAGGTTGACCACACAGGTCAGCTCACCCCGGGAGAAGGCAAGGTAGGGGGCATCGGCCGGCGAGTGCCAACGCAGGGTGCCGTGTGCGGCGACCGGGTGTTCCCTGCGCAGCCGCAGCGCTCGCCGGTAGAGGGACAGGGTGGAGTCCGGGTCCTCACGCTGGGCGGCAACGGTGTACCGGCTCCAGTCCTCGGGCTGAGGCAGCCAGCAGGCGTCGGGCGCGGCCGTGGTGAACCCGTACGGCGGCCGGTCTCCGTTCCAGGGGATCGGCACGCGTGCGCCGTCGCGTCCTCGGTCCGTGCCGCCGGAGCGGCGCCACAGCGGGTCCCGGATCCGGTCGTCGGGCAGGTGAGCCTGCGGCAGTCCCAGCTCTTCCCCCTGGTAGAGGTAGACGGCGCCGGGCAGGGCGAGCATCAGCAACGCGGCCGATCCGGCGCGCAGTTCGCTGCCCAGACGAGTCGCGGGCCGTGGAGCGTCGTGGCTGGACATCACCCAGGTCACGGGGGCGTCGACGGCGGCAGTCGCGGCGAGCGACTCGTCGATCACCCGGCGCAGCTCGGATGCCTGCCAAGGCGCCTCCAGGAAGGCGAAGTTGAAGGCCTGCTGCATCTCGTCCGCGCGAACGTACCGGGCCAGGCGGGCGGGTTCGAAGACCGCGGACTCCGCGACGAGCACACGCTCCCCGGGGGCCACCGCACCCGGCGGGGCGGGGTGGGTGTCGAGCAGGGTTCGCCACTCGCGGTACAGGGGATGCAGTTCCTCCTGGTCGTAGTACGGCATCAGGTGGTTGCGCGCGGGATCCTGGTGCTGGCCGGGCCCGGCGTCGGGCAGGCCCTCAGCCTTGAACAGGGCGTGGGCCACGTCGATCCGGAAGCCGTCCACGCCCTGGTCGAGCCAGAAGCGCAGGACCCTGGAGAACTCGGCACGCACATGGGGGTCGCGCCAGTCGAAGTCGGGTTGCTCCGGCGCGTGGAGATGGAGGTACCACTGGCCGTCGGGCACCCGGGTCCAGGCCGGACCGCCGAAGGCCGACTCCCAGTCGTTGGGCGGTTGGGCGCCGTCCGGGCCCTTGCCGGTACGGAAGAGGTACCGTTCGCGTGCCGCGGATCCGGGGCCGGCCGCCAGTGCCTCGCGGAACCAGGGATGGGTGTCCGAACTGTGGTTGGGCACCACGTCGACGATGACCTTGAGACCCATGGCGTGGGCTCGGGCGGTGAGGGCCGTGAAGTCCTCGAGAGTACCGAGGTCGTCGGCGACAGCGGTGTGGTCGGCGATGTCGTAGCCGCCGTCGGCCAGCGGCGACGGATAGCAGGGCGTGATCCAGATCGCGTCCGCCCCGAGGTCCCTGACATGGTCGAGGTGCCGGGTGATGCCCGGCAGATCCCCGGTCCCGTCGCCGTCGCTGTCGGCGAAGGAACGGGGGTATATCTCGTAGCAGACGGCGTCGCGCCACCAGATCATGCCGTACGGCTCCGTTCTCCCACCGTGACGACCTGCTGTGCGCGACCGCTCACCGTCGACCTCGTGGCTGCCTCGGCGACCGCTACGGCGTTGACTCCCGCACGCGCGTCGGCGACCGGTGTGCCGCCGGTCGCGGCACACCGCACCAGGTCCGCCATGGCCGCGCGCACGCTCTCGGCGTACACGTACGGCTTGCGTTCCTCGCCGCCCAGGTCCAGGACCGCGTCGACGCGGTGGGGCGCCGGCCGGGTGACGCCCCTGCCCCGGGCGGGCGCCGCTCCCCCGGCGTCACGGCGCACCGTGACGGACACGCGGTCGTCGGGGTGCGGCCTGAAGCCGGGAACATGCAGCAACTCGGACGACCTGACGGGAAGTTGCTCCCAGGACCGGACACCGGCTTCGTCCGTCCAGGCCGTGATGACGGCGTGTGTCGGAATCCACCCGGTGATACGCGACTCGGCGAAGCCATGGTCCAGGCGCATCAGTTGACGTTCGCAGCGATGGGCATGGGTGAAGGAGTGCAGGTGCGTGGCGAGTACGCCACCCGGGTGCACCACGTCCGCGACGACCATGTCGACCGGGCCGCCAGGACGTCGTACCGCTGTGGCCCTCACTTCCTGCGGCTCGCTCCCGAGCAGAGCCCGGGCCGCGTCGAAGAAGTGGACGCCGTGCTCGACGAAGATGCCGCCACTGCGTTCCGGATCCCAGAACCAGTGGTCGACGTCGAGATCCTCGTCGGCGGCGTCGTTCTCGAACAGGAAGCGACGCGGGCTGTCCAACAAACCCTCGAGGATGAGCTGTTGGACAGCGCGCAGCAGTGGGTTGTAGCGCAGGACGTGGTCCACCACGAGCGTGCCGACCGCCCGCGACGCCTCCTCCCCCACCCGCTCGGCGTCCTGTGCGGTGGTCGCCAGAGGCTTCTCGCAGAAGACGTGCCGGCCCGCGCGCAGGGCGGCGATCGACAACTCGGCGTGTGTGGCGGGGGGAGTCGCCACTGCCACGATGTCGACGTCCGGGCGGCGCAGGAGTGCGTCCGGATCCAGGCAGGGCGTGGCACGGTGACGCCGGGCGAGGGCGTCCGCGCGCGCCGGGTCGGCGTCGGCCACGGCCGTGACGCGCAGCCCCGGCAGTCCGGCCACGGCGTCCAGGACGTACGCCCCGAACGCGCCGCAGCCGACCAGGCCGAGCCCCAGCTCCGCCGTCACGCCGTGCGTTCCAGCAGGGCGACGCCGATATGTGCGTCGGCCATGCCGTAGAAGACGAACAGCTTGCCGTCGACCTCTTCGATGGCGGTCGGGAAGACGACGTTCGGCACCGTGCCGGAGCGCTCCTCCTCGGTCTCGGGCGCCATCAACGGCTCCGTCGAGCGGGCCAGGACCCGCGAGGGGTCGGCCGGGTCGAGAATCATGGCGCCCGCCGCGTAGGAGACGTTCTGGTTCTGGACCCAGGGGTCCTCGATGGTGCCGGAGACGCCGTGGTGGATGAGCAGCCAGCCCTCGTCCACACGGATCGGCGCGGGGCCGCCCCCGATCTTCAAGTCCTCCCACGGGTGCGCGGACAGCGCGACGAGCTTGTGGTGGCGCGGGCGGGTCAGTGCGCTGATGTCGCGCTCCACCTCGGCCACGGGCACGTAGGAGATCCAGATGCCCGGACGTTCGTCCGTCAGACCTGCCGGGAGGTGGACGCCCTCGCCGGGCCGGAACCAGCCCAGGTCCCACATCGGCCGGTGCAGCATGGCGTACGACGGCTCCCCGCCGGGTCCGGGGACCGGCTCGGGGAAGTGGACGACGTCCTTGTTGGGGAAGAGATTGAGGTCCGTGTCGAGATCGGGCTGGTAGGCGAACTGAACGGGACCCAGGCGGGTCCAGTCGGTGAGGTCCGTGGAGACGGCGAGGGCCGGCTTCGGGCCGAGCGGTCCATAGGCGACGTACGACATGACGTAGCGGCCCAGGCTCGGGATCCAGGTGACCCGGGGGTCCTCGACGCCGGCGTTGTTCTTGCCTCGCTCCCAGCCCTCGTCGGGCGCCAGGACGACGCCGCGCCGCTCGACGCCACAGGGGACGCCCTCTTCGTCGAAGAGGACCTTCGCCAGGCCGACGCGTGAGACGTTGCCCTCCGCGACCAGGCGGGGCAGC
This window encodes:
- a CDS encoding Gfo/Idh/MocA family protein translates to MTAELGLGLVGCGAFGAYVLDAVAGLPGLRVTAVADADPARADALARRHRATPCLDPDALLRRPDVDIVAVATPPATHAELSIAALRAGRHVFCEKPLATTAQDAERVGEEASRAVGTLVVDHVLRYNPLLRAVQQLILEGLLDSPRRFLFENDAADEDLDVDHWFWDPERSGGIFVEHGVHFFDAARALLGSEPQEVRATAVRRPGGPVDMVVADVVHPGGVLATHLHSFTHAHRCERQLMRLDHGFAESRITGWIPTHAVITAWTDEAGVRSWEQLPVRSSELLHVPGFRPHPDDRVSVTVRRDAGGAAPARGRGVTRPAPHRVDAVLDLGGEERKPYVYAESVRAAMADLVRCAATGGTPVADARAGVNAVAVAEAATRSTVSGRAQQVVTVGERSRTA
- a CDS encoding glycoside hydrolase family 13 protein; protein product: MIWWRDAVCYEIYPRSFADSDGDGTGDLPGITRHLDHVRDLGADAIWITPCYPSPLADGGYDIADHTAVADDLGTLEDFTALTARAHAMGLKVIVDVVPNHSSDTHPWFREALAAGPGSAARERYLFRTGKGPDGAQPPNDWESAFGGPAWTRVPDGQWYLHLHAPEQPDFDWRDPHVRAEFSRVLRFWLDQGVDGFRIDVAHALFKAEGLPDAGPGQHQDPARNHLMPYYDQEELHPLYREWRTLLDTHPAPPGAVAPGERVLVAESAVFEPARLARYVRADEMQQAFNFAFLEAPWQASELRRVIDESLAATAAVDAPVTWVMSSHDAPRPATRLGSELRAGSAALLMLALPGAVYLYQGEELGLPQAHLPDDRIRDPLWRRSGGTDRGRDGARVPIPWNGDRPPYGFTTAAPDACWLPQPEDWSRYTVAAQREDPDSTLSLYRRALRLRREHPVAAHGTLRWHSPADAPYLAFSRGELTCVVNLGSEALDLDRLGLFGRPVLASTALPDGGALPVDACVWLVGPTVGEDRHPA
- a CDS encoding glycosidase, which produces MNHPAPQNPIPYRLVRKGMVMSPLSGQPYETEGVLNPASGRTPDGTLHLLPRLVAEGNVSRVGLAKVLFDEEGVPCGVERRGVVLAPDEGWERGKNNAGVEDPRVTWIPSLGRYVMSYVAYGPLGPKPALAVSTDLTDWTRLGPVQFAYQPDLDTDLNLFPNKDVVHFPEPVPGPGGEPSYAMLHRPMWDLGWFRPGEGVHLPAGLTDERPGIWISYVPVAEVERDISALTRPRHHKLVALSAHPWEDLKIGGGPAPIRVDEGWLLIHHGVSGTIEDPWVQNQNVSYAAGAMILDPADPSRVLARSTEPLMAPETEEERSGTVPNVVFPTAIEEVDGKLFVFYGMADAHIGVALLERTA